One Helicobacter suis HS1 genomic window, AAAAGTGGAGCGAATCACGCCCTCCACCTCTTTACCATACATATTTTTAACACCATAAGCCCCATAAGCCTTTAACACTTCTAAACTAGGGTCGCTTAAAAGTTCAATGCTTAGTTTTTCTGATTCTATAAAGTGGCAATGGCTTTGTACCTCATCTGGGCTTATCCCTAAAATGACCGCCCCTTTAGCCTCAAATTCTGTTTTGAGTCTACTAAAATCCTGCGCTTCTATCGTACAACCGGGGGTGTTATCTTTGGGGTAAAAATAAAGCACCACCCACTTGCCTAAAAAGTCTTTTAAATTCACATTTTCATGGCGGGCGCTATACAAACTAAAAGAAGGGGCGGGGGTATTTATTTGTAATGGCATGTTTTTCCTTAGTATAAGATCACATGCACTTCCATAGGTCCATGCACACCAAAGACGGTTTTAAGTTCAATATCAGCTGTACGGCTAGGCCCGCCGATAAAAAGCATATTAGTAGGTAACCGCCCCTCTTTTTGAGCCTTTAAAACCCCTATCCCCTGATCTAAATCCTTAACAATCTGGCTTTTTTCTAGCAAGATGATACATTTAAGGGTGATCAAAGAAATAAGACGAGGAGAAGCAACAGAGGAGACCACCCCCACCATTCCCAAATTAGCAACCCCACAGCTAGCTTTTAAAATAGCCGTGTCTATGCTAAAAATTTCCTCTCTAAACTCCTCTACTGGCTTATTGTAAGGAATTTTTTCATAGAGATTTTCCGGATCAATTTGTTCTAAAGTGCAAGGCAAATCCAGTGCGCATAAAACCTTTTGGCTTGCAAAATCTTTTAAGGCCTCCTTTATGGCGGTGGCTAAATTCTCAGGGTTAGAATCTGTAAGTTTAGCGCGGTTAAGCTCTTGGAAGTATTTATACTCCTCTAAAATATCCCCTTTGGCATCAAGAAGAATATTTTCAAAGGGCATGTCTGTGTGTGTTATGCTGTGTCTTTTTAATGCCCCAGTTATGCGCTCAAAAACCACCTGTTTACTACTCATAAATCACCCCTTCTAAAGCTTTAACTTGTGCGTGTAAATCTGCATGCACAATAGGCATTTCGCGGTGTTTGAGCCAGTTTTTAAGCACGGGCGTATAGTGGCCAAACCATTTTCCAAGCGGGGCAAACCACCCGGCCATTTTTAAAGAGATCCGCCATAAATCCCCACTACAAGCCATTTTTGCAAAGAATTTCATGCCCAATTCTTCAAGTTTACTATGTTTGGTGCTTTGATAACCAAGCACCACACCCCGCCCCTCATGGCTTTTTTCAGCCCGCAAATCTCTAATAAGCTCAGGCAAAGGGATTTTCACCGGGCACACCTCCCCACAGCGCCCGCACAAACTACAAAGATTAGCAATATGGCCATAAGTGTCTAAACCAAAAAGTTGGGGGGTGATGACTACGCCAATGGGTCCGGGATAGGTGGCTAAATACGCATGCCCGCCGATTTTATCATAAACCGGGCAGTGATTTAAACATGTCCCGCAACGGATACAACTTAACGCTTTGTAATACTTTTCATCGGCTAGAATATTAGAGCGGTTATGATCAAGTAAAATAATATGTGCCTCTTTTGGGCCATCTAATTCGCCCTCTTGTCTGGGGCCTGTGATGATATTTTGATAGCAGGTTACAGAAACCCCCACCGCACTAGGACAAAGCAAGTTATCAAGAGTTACGGCATCTTCAAAGCTCTCTACCATTTTTTCAATCCCACAAATAGCCACATGAATATCACAGGCTGTGGTACACATGCGCCCATTGCCCTCGTTTTCAACCAGCCAAATAGCCCCCTCATTAGCGATTGCAAAATTCACGCCAGAAATCCCCATTTTAAAACCCTCAAATTCCTCGCGCATGTGCTCTCTGGCAATCCCGTTTAGCTTTTCTGGTTCACTCTCTAAAGGCGCGCCTAATTTTTCTTGAAAAATCTGCCCCACTTGGTAGCGGTTTTTATGAATAGCTGGGGCTACGATGTGTACCGGGTGCTCATCAATAAGCTGGATAATAAGCTCGCCTAAATCAGTTTCTTTAGACACAATGCCTCTTTCATGCATATACCGATTAAGCTCGATCTCCTCGCTAGCCATTGACTTGCCCTTTAAAATCTTGCTAACCCCTTTTTGTTTAGCAAGGTTATAAATAATCTCATTGGCATCTTTGGCTGTGCTAGCATAGTGTACAATAAAGCCATTTTGAGTGGCTTTTTCCTCAAAGGTTTGTACATAGTGATCCAACTTAGCTAGTACTTTAAGCTTAGCATTTTGCCCAATTTGGCGCAGGTGTTCCCATTGTGGATAACGATCTGCTAACAAATTCTTGCGGTTATGAATAAGAGTATCCATAGCCGATCGTAAATTGGTGCGCAGTTGCGTATCAGCTAGATTTTCAGAAATGATTTTTTCATAGGCTTGATCGTTATGTGCTTCTGTCATGTTAAATCTCCAATCCCCACTCTTTGGGCTAAAAAGTCATAAAAGTGCATGGTTTTTGTACGGGCCTGCATTTTAGCCATCGCCCCGCTAATATTAAGCAAACAACCCGCATCGGCTGAGAGAATATAATCTACCTGACGGCTTTCAATGTCCTTAATTTTCTCCTGCACCATCGCATAAGAAATTTCAGGTTCTTTTACCGCAAAAGTCCCCCCAAACCCACAACATTCCTCCTCGCGCTCTAATTCTACTAACTCTACATTTTCTAGCTGGGAGATGATTTTTTTAGCACTCCCAATTACTTTAGAAACCCGCAGGGCATGGCAATTTGAGTGCCAAGTAACTTTAATGGGCGCGCCCACATCTTTATAGTGAATATCTAGCTTTTTATCTAAAAATTCTGAAAGCTCAAAGACCCTAGAGGAAAAGTTTTTAACCGCCTCATAATCCTTATGCCCTTCAAAGAGTTCAAGATAGTCATGGGCCATCATGCCCACACATGACCCACTAGGCACGATAACCGGATAATCCTCTTTAAACAGCCCTACATTGTGCAAGACGATCTCACGGCTTTGATCGTAGTAGCCTGAGTTATAGCTAGGTTGCCCACAACAGGTTTGATCCTTTTTAAAGATCACCTCCACCCCTTCTTTTTGCAAAAGTTTAATGCAATTAATCGCTGTTTTACTAAAAACAGCTCCCCCTAAACAGGTTGCAAAAAAATACACTTTCATAAGTTTCCTTTGCGCTCTCTATAAAAAACATCAGCCAATCATTATAGCTTAACTAAGGCAACGAATGGGTAAAAAACTGCGCTAATATCTCGCCCTCTTTAGGCACAGGAAAAAAAATATCTAAATTAGGCGCGATAAAAACTCTACTCCCCTCTCTAATGATAATAATAGGCTTGAGATTGCTTTTATCTCTTAGAATCTGGGCTACAATTTGGTTTAATCCCATGCCCGTTTGGCGCGTCATTTGCATTAAAAGATAATCGCCAAAGAAATTATTTTTACCTGTTTTATTGGCAATGGCTGAGGTAAGCGCAATGAGTAGGCCATTAGAAATGGTAGAGACTAAAAGAGGCATGCCATAGCGCTGGAAATTATGCGTGATCATCTCACCTACTAGTCCACTATAGCCTTTAACATCTGCGCCTTTGGCGTTTGTGAGCATGATATTAACCCCTTGTGGCGTGAGGATACGAGTCCACACAATATCAAGGCGGTACTCGCCTATTTTGTTGTTATTATTGTAATAACCTATAACTTTAGAGCCCTTGGGGATTAAAATAGCCCGTCCCATGTTAGCAAATACATCGCTTTCTACCTGTGCAATAACCTTACCGCCTAACTGGGAGCTAATAGGTGTGATCAAAAAAGCGGGGATCATTTTATCAGCGGTGATAGTGCGCAAAAGCCTATTTTCATGGGTGGCCACATCTTTAGCTTTGAGATTATCAAAATGATCAACTCCATAGTCTAGTACTGAAATTGGTTCTTGCTCTTTAGGCTCATCTTGAGAAATTTCAAAGGCTTTAATACGAGAGGCTAGTATATCTTGTTGCGTGCTATCTATCTCTTGTGGGGGCGGGGGGGTTATTTGAGGCGGTGGCTTTTGTGATGCTTGTTTAAGCTGTGCCTTTAGAGCTGTAATTTGCTTGGCATTTTCTTCTAATATTTGCTCTAGGCGTTTGTAATCCTCTGAATCCTTAGGATCTTCTTTTTGTTGTTGTTTTGGTACAAATAAATAATCAGAAAGCGGATAGTTAGATTCTTCTACTTCTAAAACGGCCTCCGGTTGTTCGTTTCTTTTATGCCACCAAAGAGAAGAGGCCATGATCACCACACCCATACCCAATCCAATAATCAACTTTTTAACAAGAGAATTCATGGGCGGGTACGGCGGATACAGGCATGGAGTTTGCCCTCTCTAAGAGTCCATTTATTGGCAATATCCTCAGCGATGAGATAATCCCCTACAATGCGGGTATTAATGGGGTTATCATACCCATCTACAACTTTATAGGCTACAGGAAATTTAACTTGAGAGGCTTTGCGATCAAATTTAAAGTAGGTAAAGTGAGCGTCGTTAAAAATGTCTAGGGGTTTGATTAGTTTAGCCGTATCAATTCTACACAGCCACAGACAAAACCAAGCCCTTTTTCTACTCCCTAAAACTTTATAGTTTCTCTTAATTTGGGTTTTATCAATCCACATGGCATTACTGGCATCTCCGATTTTAAGATAACGCGTAGAATCGGGTGTGTCCTTTTTACTCTCTAAAACATTGCTCTTTAAAATCTCTTTTTCTTCAAATTTAGCTAGGGGTTGATCTGGGCTAGATTGGAAAAAATGCTTATTGGAAACATAGACATTTAAAACAGGGTGTTTAGGGCTTGTAAAGGTGGTTGAAAAGATATAGAAAGTATAAATCTTACCACTCTTACCCACCACATTTAAATTAGAATCAATACCAATTTGTAGGGGTTTAATGAGTAAGACATTGCTATTTTGGTGGCGCTCATGGCCTAGCATTTTAGTGCTAAAACCTACACTATCGCCCAAAATCACCTCTCTAATAGGTTCACTAAAAACTAAAGTAGTGATCATCGCATAACGCAGGCGTAATTTAGGGGTTTGGCCTAAGCGATAATCCATAAATAATGTGTTGTCTAGATCCCCTCGCTCTCTTTTAAAAAAACTACTTTGAATGGCATGCAGATCTTGCATGGAGTAAATGGGAGGTTCTTCTTCCTCCTCTTCTGGCTGAGCAGTAGAATCAGCCACTAATAAACACCCTAAAAAAAGCAAAAGCCAAATCCTTAAACACATCTAACACCAACTTCTTTAAATCCATTATAACAAACTTTCTATGGTAAAGACTTGTGATATTTTTAAGATATTTGGGTAGAATCTAGGCATGCGAGTGTGCAAACTTAGCTTTTTATTTTTATCTCTCTTGTGGGTTTTACATGCAGAGAAAATTGAAGATGTGGCCAATATCGTAGGGGTGCGCGATAACCAGTTAGTAGGCTATGGGCTTGTGATTGGGTTAAATGGCACGGGGGATAAATCTGGCTCTAAATTTACCATGCAATCTATTGCAAACATGCTTGAAAGTGTCAATGTTAAGGTCTCTCCTGATGATATTAAATCTAAAAATGTAGCCGCTGTGATGATCACGGCTACCTTGCCCTCTTTTGCTAGACAGGGGGATAAAATTGATGTACAAATTTCTTCTATTGGCGATGCAAAGTCTATTGATCACGGGGTTTTAGTGATGACGCCACTAAGTGCCATTGATGGCAATATTTATGCGATCGCGCAGGGTAGTGTGAGTTTGGGTAATTCCTCTAATTTGCTTTCAGGAACGATTGTTAATGGCGCGACAATTGAGCGCGAGGTGGTTTATGATTTGACACGCCAAAACAACATGACTTTAAGCCTTAAAGAGCCTAATTTTAAAAATGCGGTGAAAATCCAAGAGACTCTAAATCAAGTTTTTAAAGAACCCGTAGCCCTAGCTATCGATCCTAAGACGATTAAATTAAAAAAGCCTGCTAAGCTTACAATGGTGGAGTTTTTAGCCTTGATTCAAGAAATCAACATTGATTACACCCAGCAAAATAAAATCATCATTGATGAAAAATCTGGCACGGTGGTAGCGGGGGTGGATATTGTGGTACACCCGGTAGTGGTTACAAGCGGAGATGTTACGATTAAAATTACAAAAGAACCTTTAGAACCTAAAAAAGGCAAGGCCAAAAAGGATATTGAAAAGTTTGATGCCACAACTTCTTTTGATACAAAAGAAAATGTCTTAAGCGCACCTAAGGCCACAGTAGCAAGTGTGGTTAAGGCTTTACAAAAAATCGGGGTGAATGCTAAGGGCATTGTTTCTATTTTAGAGGCGATGAAAAAAAGTGGGGCAATTAGCGCTCAAATGGAGCCCGCAAGGTAGATTTAGCTATTGATTCTATGGCGCGCATTTTAAGCGGGCATGTAGATGCTAAGAAGTTAAAAAGCACAAAGAACGACGATCAACAACTTAAAGTACAAACGGATGCTTTTGAATCCTTGCTTTTAAAGTTTATGTTAGATACCGCACTTAAATTAGATAATCCACTCTATCCTAAACAACCCGGAAGCGAGATTTATCAATCCATGTATAAAGAATCGCTCTCTAACCAACTCAGCGGGCATTTTGGCTATAGCGAGTTACTCTTTAACTTTCTTAAGGATCAAGAGGCACAGAGAAAAGGGTGAGTAAAAAAAACACTTTACAATTTGAATCAGGGGAGGGGTTAGATCAAAAAATCCTAGATGGGATTGAAATGCAGGATCGCCAAGAGCTTTTACGCCTGCTTAATGAATTTATTTTGCAAATTAATTCCGGCTATTCAAGCTAGAATACAAAGCTTTTTAGAGGAGGTTGGGTGATCACAGGTTTTAAAGATGGTGCAAAGGTACTTAATGAAAATAAAAGCTTTTTTTATAAGAATAGCAAGGCTATAGAAAGCCAAGAAGTGTTTGAAAAAGCAAGATCTGTAGGGTTTAATAGCGAGATTGAACATGGGGGCAAAAACTACCTTTTTCAGAATAATAAAATTCAGGGCAAAGAAATCATCACCGCTACAGACATCACCAAACAAAAACGCCAAGAACGGCTAATCTCTATGGGCAAAATTTCAGCCCATTTAGCCCATGAAATCCGAAATCCCGTAGGCTCTATTTCTCTACTCACCTCTGTTTTACTCAAAAAAGTAGAGGAAAAAACTAAGCCTATTGTTTTTGAATTACAACGATCGCTGTGGCGGGTTGAGCGTATTATCAAGGCAACTTTGCTTTTTTCTAAAGGTGTACAGGCTAATAAAATCCCTCAGAGCCTCTCTTTATTAGAAGATGAAATCAAAGAGGCGCTTAACCAGTATAGCTACACTAAAGACATCACCCTTAAAACCCAGATCACACCTCTTACTGTCTCTTATGATCTAAGTTTACTCAGTATTGCCCTGCAAAATTTCCTTTATAACGCTATAGATGCCATTGAGGAGGGCAGCGCCGAAGAAGGGCATGTAGAAGTGGTGGCATTTGAGGAGGGGGAATGGGTGATTTTTCATATTAAAGATGATGGTAAGGAAGTTGTGGATAAAGAACTGCTCTTTGAACCCTTTGAAACCACTAAATTAAAGGGCAATGGGCTAGGTTTAGCGCTTTCTTTGCAGGTGGTAGAAGCGCACGGGGGGCAAATCACGCTTTTAGACACGCCTACAAAAACCTTTGAAATCCGCATTCTCAAGGATGCTTAAAAGTTTGTATTAATCATTTTAGGCTAGAATTCCCCAGCTGGCTAGATCAGTGAAATTAAAAAAAGGGAATAGATGAAAGCAAAAACAGTTGATGTACTCAAACAACTTCAGGCCGATAGCATTGTTTTATTCGTAAAACTCCACAACTTCCATTGGAATGTAAAGGGCTCTGATTTTTTCCCCGTGCATAAATTCACCCAAGAAGTGTATGAGGGATTTGCAGATATGTTTGATGATTTAGCCGAAAGGATAGCTCAACTAGGCCATGTACCTGTGGTTACTTTATCAGAAGCCCTAGAGCTAGCCCATGTCAAGGAGGAAAGTAAACACCACTTCCACTCCAAAGAAATTTTTGAAGCTCTTTTGCAAGATTATGAACATTTAGAGGAACATTTTAAAGAACTCTCTGAGGTAGCAGGCCATGCAAAAGATGTTGTAACTACAGCCTATGCTGATGAACAGCTGGCTAAATTACAAAAATCTATTTGGATGCTTAAGGCAAGTTTGGCTTAATGGATGATTTAGAAGTCTTTGAGGGCGATCCATTAGAAAAATGGGCGGAAGTGATCGTGCATGCGAGTTTTAAGCGCTCTTTTGAGGAATTAGACAAACTTTTAGAGACGCGCGCGCTGTGCGAACTTTTGCTTGAAGAAGAGGGGCTTTTAGAGAAATTTAACGCCCTTTCTCAGCAAAACCGCCTTGATTCTGCTTTGCAAGATCGCATACACGCCCGCAAGGTAGATTTAGCTATTGATTCTATGGCGCGCATTTTAAGCGGGCATGAGTAGGCTTTTGCTCGTGTTGTGTTGTGCTTCCTTGCTCTTTTGCAAATCTCTTAACCAGCGCATCACCCTTAAAAAAGATCAAACTTTTAGCGGGACTTTGCAGCTACAAAAATTTAAAAAACCTTTATCTGTGCGTTGGACACTCTACAAAGATAAGGGGTTAGTGGTGCATTTGCATTTTAACCAATTCCCCTACCAGTTTATTTTGTATAAAGATTTCCAGCGCAACAGCTTTAGAAAAGAGATTTTTAAAGAGGAGCAAATAAGCACAGATAAAACGCCGCTTTTTTTTCTCATCACCTTTAAAAATTTTGATAACAAAGAGGAAAGCGCTACTTTGTATTTGCGCGCCTCTGAAAAGCTCCAATGGTTGCAGAATTAATTCCGGCTATTCAAGCTAGAATACAAAGCTTTTTAGAGGAGGTTAAAAGCCCACAGGTTTTAAAGATGGTGCAAAATCTAGGGCAGGGCAAGATGTTAAGAAGCCAACTCATTTTAGCTATCTGTTCTAATCATCCCCAAATTGTAGACTTTTGTGCCATTATAGAGATGATTCAAAGCGCCTCTTTACTCCATGATGATGTGATCGATCACGCCCAAACTAGGCGGGGTAATCCTTCGCTTAATGCTACTTTTGGAAACACCAATGCGATCATGTTAGGCGATGTGTTTTACTCTAAGGCTTTTTGCGAATTGGCTAATTTTAGTAAAGAAATAGTACAACTCATAGCCCAAAGTGTGGTGGAGCTCTCACGCGGAGAAATTAAAGATGTACAGGGTTGTTTAGCCTTTAATCCTAATAAAGCGATCTATTTAGACACCATAGAGGATAAAAGCGCTTCTTTAATTGCGGCTAGTAGCTGTGGGGCTGCGCTTTTGCAGGGTTTAGAGCCCTCTAAGTATAGAGATTTTGGGCGGCATTTTGGAATGGCTTTTCAAATGGTAGATGATTTGCTAGATATTACCCAGTCTCAAGAGGTTTTAGGCAAACCCGCTTTGAGTGATTTTAAAGAGGGTAAAAGTACCCTGCCCTATATTCTTTTACACCAAAAACTAAATCCAGCCGATCAAAAAAAATTAGCCTCCTATTTTAAAGTAGAGAGTGAGGAGGTACAAGAGTGGTGTTTAGAGAAATTTAAAGAATTTGGCATTGCTCAAGAGGTTTTAAAAGAGGCAAGGGGTTATGTTGATTTGGCACTAGAGGCTATTAATGGCGAGGATAATGTGGCTTTAGAGCGCATGGCTAGTGCTATTTTAGAGAGAACATTTTAGGGAGGCTTTTTGTGGATAGCGGGTATGTGGTTGTGAGTTTCACCCATCAAAATCTCCCCGTTGAGTTGCGCGAGCAGCTAGCTTTTTCAGAAAAAAGTCTTTTAGAATTTCTAAGCGCGCTTAAACAGCATAGCGCTATGCAAGAGATCATGGCCCTTGCGACTTGTAACCGCATGGAATTTTATATTTTTGGGGCTTTAGAGAGTGTGCCTGTAATCTTAGAGTCTCTAGCCCGTGCTAAAAATATGCCCCTTACTTTGTTACAAGAAAAAAGCGTTGTGCACGCCCATAATCAGGCAATCCACCATACTTTTTCTGTGGTGAGTAGTTTAGAGAGCATGGTGGTGGGGGAAACCCAAATCACCGGACAATTTAAAAGCGCGTATAAAACATGTTTAGAGGCTAAGCTTTGTGGTAAACATTTAAGTAGGCTAGCTCACTTTGCTTTTAAGTGCGCGGCTAGTGTGCGCAACACCACCGCTATTTCGGCTCAGGTGGTCTCTATTGCCTCTATGGCTGTTAAACAGGCTTTAGAAGTCTTAGAGAGTGAAAAGTTGCCTAAAAAAGCCTTAGTGGTGGGTGTAGGGGAGATGGGACAACTGGTGTGTAAACATCTGCTTTCTAAGGGTTTTGAGGTAGCGCTATGCAACCGCAGTCTTAAAAATGCCCGCACTTTTGCCCAAACACTTGGTACAGAAAATTTAGAAGTACACGGGCTAGAAAACCTCAACACGCTTTTAAATATTTGCCCTTTTGTTTTCAGCGCCACAAGGTCTAAAACCCCCTTGATCACGCCTAATATGCTAGAATCTACAGCCTTTCGGCGCTTTTGGTTTGATTTAGCTGTGCCAAGAGATATAGAAGATCCAAAAGATGCACAGATTTGGCTTTATAGCATAGATGATTTAAAGGGCGTGATTGCTAAACACCTAGAGGAACGCGAACAGGATAGAAGAAAAGCCTACGGGGTTGTGGGCGCTTATACAATGAAGTTTTTAGAATGGCTACAAACATTAGAACTTGATCCGCTCATTAAAGGGCTTAGAGAACTGGCTAAAGAAGCCGCTTTAAAAGAGCTTAACAAAGCGCTTAAAAAGGGCTATATCCCACAAGAGCAGGGTGAGAGTGTGGCTAAGATTTTACACAATGCCTTTAACACCTTTTTGCACCACCCCACCGCCGTTTTAAAGAAAAACGCCCACAAAGAGGAGGGAGATATGCTTAGCGAATGCCTTAAAAACCTCTTTAATTTAGGAGGCGAAAACATGTTTTTAAACGCCTATCACTGCGAATATAGCAAAGGACTTTAATGCGCTACTCTACTCTCTTTGCCCCCTCTCTTAAAGAGCCCCCCAAAGACGCGGTTTTAAAAAGCCACCAGTTTTTGATTCAGGCCGGTTTTATCAAACAAATAGGCAGTGGCATTTATAGCTTTTTGCCCTTAGGGCAAAAGGTGCTTTCTAAGATTAAAAACATCATTAAAGAGGAGATGGATAAGCATGGCGCGCAGGAGTGCATGTTTAATTTCATCACACCTGCAAGTTTATGGGAACAAAGCAAAAGATTACATAAATACGGGCAGGAGTTATTAGTTTTTAAAGATCGCAAAAATTACCCCTTTGTACTAGGCCCTACGCATGAAGAGGTGGCGGTGGAAGTGGTGAAGGGTTTTGTGCAAAGTTATAAGCAGTTGCCCCTACATCTTTACCAGATTCACACCAAGTTTAGAGATGAGATTCGCCCCCGTTTTGGCTTGATGCGTGCGCGTGAATTTATCATGAAAGATGGTTATAGCTTTCATGTGAGTACGCAGGATTTAGAGCGCGAATTTAACGCGATGGAGCAGGTGTATAGCAGAATTTTTACACGGCTAGGTTTAAATTTTAGGGCTGTGCAGGCTGATAGCGGAGCTATTGGAGGCAATAAAAGTAAAGAGTTTGTGGTACTAGCAGAATGTGGAGAGGATAGCATTATTGCTTGTACAAATTGCTCGTATGCGGCCAATATTGAGATCGCTAGGCGTGCTAGACGCTGCGAACCAGATAATGTCCCTAAGGCCTCTTTTGCTAAATTTTCTACCCCAAATACCCCCACTATAGAAGCCCTAAGCGCCTTTTTTAAAGTAGATCCCTTTTTTATAATTAAAGCCATTGCTAAGCAGGTTTTATTTGAGGATCGCACTACACAAATTGTCTTTTTCTTTCTAAGAGGAGATGATTTTTTAGAGGAAACGAAAGCTTTAAATGCCATTAATCGCCTCTGTACTGGGCGGGCTTTAAGTTT contains:
- a CDS encoding proline--tRNA ligase: MRYSTLFAPSLKEPPKDAVLKSHQFLIQAGFIKQIGSGIYSFLPLGQKVLSKIKNIIKEEMDKHGAQECMFNFITPASLWEQSKRLHKYGQELLVFKDRKNYPFVLGPTHEEVAVEVVKGFVQSYKQLPLHLYQIHTKFRDEIRPRFGLMRAREFIMKDGYSFHVSTQDLEREFNAMEQVYSRIFTRLGLNFRAVQADSGAIGGNKSKEFVVLAECGEDSIIACTNCSYAANIEIARRARRCEPDNVPKASFAKFSTPNTPTIEALSAFFKVDPFFIIKAIAKQVLFEDRTTQIVFFFLRGDDFLEETKALNAINRLCTGRALSLEEISAETLEQAGMFPGYMGPYGLKHILPDALVIFDCDLEEANSLICGANEKEMHFVGVDLATFEGLNYQDIAAVRVQDLCPECQGNLEQHKSIEVGHIFQLGNTYAKNLGANFLNTEGEATFFEMGCYGIGVSRLLPAILEQKSDSKGCVWSLESAPFEVVLVVANSKDTELIALAQTLYQELLEAGVDVLLDDRNLRFGAKMIDFERIGSSYALIIGKEAKSGHLELIKREGLSKQIVERVQLIDILKAR